Proteins from one Vicugna pacos chromosome 25, VicPac4, whole genome shotgun sequence genomic window:
- the PTDSS1 gene encoding phosphatidylserine synthase 1 isoform X2: protein MVFGLSVLYFLFLVFLLFLNFEQVKSIMYWLDPNLRYATREADIMEYAVNCHVITWERIISHFDIFAFGHFWGWAMKALLIRSYGLCWTISITWELTELFFMHLLPNFAECWWDQVILDILLCNGGGIWLGMVVCRFLEMRTYHWASFKDIHTTTGKIKRAVLQFTPASWTYVRWFDPKSSFQRVAGVYLFMIIWQLTELNTFFLKHIFVFQASHPLSWCRILFIGCITAPTVRQYYAYLTDTQCKRVGTQCWVFGVIGFLEAIVCIKFGQDLFSKTQILYVVLWLLCVAFTTFLCLYGMVWYAEHYGHREKTYSECEDGTYSPDISWPHGKGTKGSEDGPPKHPGNNESHSSRRRNRHSKSKVTNGVGKK, encoded by the exons ATGGTTTTTG GACTCAGCGTGCTCTACTTCCTGTTCCTGGTGTTCCTGCTCTTCCTGAACTTCGAGCAGGTGAAATCCATCATGTACTGGCTGGACCCCAATCTTCGATACGCCACCAGGGAAGCCGACATCATG GAGTATGCTGTGAACTGCCACGTCATCACCTGGGAGAGGATTATTAGCCATTTTGATATATTTGCATTTGGACATTTCTGGGGCTGGGCCATGAAGGCCTTGCTGATCCGAAGTTATGGCCTTTGCTGGACAATCAGCATCACGTGGGAGCTGACAGAG CTTTTCTTCATGcatcttctgcccaattttgccgAGTGCTGGTGGGATCAGGTCATCCTGGACATCCTGCTGTGCAATGGCGGCGGCATCTGGCTGGGCATGGTCGTCTGCCGGTTTTTAGAGATGAGGACTTACCACTGGGCAAGCTTCAA GGACATCCACACCACCACGGGGAAAATCAAAAGGGCTGTCCTCCAGTTCACTCCTGCCAGTTGGACCTACGTTCGATGGTTTGACCCCAAGTCTTCATTTCAGAGAGTGGCAGGAGTCTACCTTTTCATGATCATCTGGCAG CTGACTGAATTGAATACCTTCTTCCTGAAACATATCTTTGTGTTCCAAGCCAGTCATCCGCTAAGTTGGTGTAGAATTCTCTTTATTGGCTGCATCACCGCTCCCACAGTGAG ACAGTACTACGCTTACCTCACCGACACGCAGTGCAAACGCGTGGGAACCCAGTGCTGGGTGTTCGG GGTCATCGGTTTCCTGGAAGCTATCGTTTGCATAAAATTTGGACAAGATCTCTTCTCTAAGACCCAAATACTCTATGTTGTGCTGTGGCTTCTTTGTGTG GCCTTCACCACCTTCCTGTGTCTGTACGGCATGGTTTGGTACGCAGAGCACTACGGTCACCGGGAAAAG ACCTACTCAGAGTGTGAAGACGGCACCTACAGTCCAGACATCTCCTGGCCTCACGGAAAAGGCACAAAAG GTTCTGAAGACGGCCCGCCCAAGCACCCAGGCAACAACGAGAGCCATTCTTCCAGAAGACGGAATCGACATTCCAAGTCAAAAGTCACCAACGGGgttggaaagaaatga